The following are encoded in a window of Mycobacterium vicinigordonae genomic DNA:
- a CDS encoding sensor histidine kinase has protein sequence MTINDRVYRLLRLPLPVVSLRTIVIVAALSVIALVIILGTWVWVGVTNEQYSQLDRRLDSVSSLGDVSSLLQSPPAAEPPATADSVARTVRVGAETVSAPTNIVLPDLPVGYSTTTIGGVPYRVRTFTAGQAKVALGAPLAQAEDRIDQLHLRVLLICGSVIVGTFLVGSVMWLIMINPFRLLAQQARAINAQSKPEEVQVRGVWEAVEIAEAVEGMLARIGDEQQRTKDALDSARDFASVASHELRTPLTAMRTNLEVLAMLELPAKQRGEVMADVLRTQSRIEATLSALERLAQGQTITTDDFVPVDITELLDRAAHDAERIYPDLTVSLLPSPTLLMLGLPTGLRLAVDNAIANAVKHGHAHRVQLSAVSSRAGVQIAIDDDGTGIPEHERLTVFDRFSRGSTASHSGSGLGLALVAQQAELHGGTASLHESPLGGARLLLDLPGPKPPADQR, from the coding sequence ATGACGATCAACGACCGGGTCTATCGGCTGCTGCGACTGCCGTTACCGGTGGTCTCGTTGCGCACGATCGTGATCGTGGCGGCACTTTCGGTGATTGCCCTCGTCATCATCCTGGGCACCTGGGTGTGGGTGGGTGTCACCAATGAGCAGTACAGCCAACTGGATCGACGACTGGACTCGGTCAGCAGTCTGGGTGACGTAAGCAGCCTGCTGCAGAGTCCGCCGGCTGCCGAACCACCCGCCACCGCCGACAGTGTGGCCCGCACGGTGCGGGTAGGCGCGGAAACAGTGTCGGCGCCGACCAACATCGTGCTGCCGGATCTGCCCGTCGGCTACTCCACCACGACAATCGGCGGCGTGCCGTATCGGGTACGCACCTTCACCGCGGGACAGGCCAAGGTCGCGCTGGGCGCCCCGCTGGCCCAGGCCGAGGATCGGATCGATCAACTGCACCTGCGGGTGTTGCTGATCTGCGGCAGCGTCATCGTCGGCACCTTCCTGGTGGGCAGCGTCATGTGGCTGATCATGATCAACCCGTTCCGGCTGCTGGCTCAGCAGGCCCGTGCCATCAACGCCCAATCCAAACCGGAGGAGGTGCAAGTCCGCGGCGTTTGGGAGGCCGTGGAGATCGCCGAAGCCGTCGAGGGGATGCTGGCCCGCATCGGCGACGAACAGCAGCGCACCAAGGACGCGTTGGACTCCGCGCGTGATTTCGCCTCGGTCGCGTCCCACGAACTGCGTACGCCGTTGACCGCGATGCGCACCAACCTCGAAGTGCTGGCGATGCTGGAGCTGCCCGCCAAGCAGCGCGGGGAAGTGATGGCCGACGTGCTGCGCACCCAGAGCCGTATCGAGGCCACGCTGTCGGCGCTGGAGCGGCTCGCCCAGGGCCAGACAATTACCACCGACGACTTCGTGCCCGTCGACATCACCGAACTGCTGGATCGCGCCGCGCACGACGCCGAGCGCATCTACCCCGACCTGACGGTGTCGCTACTGCCCTCGCCGACGCTGCTGATGCTGGGCCTGCCCACCGGGCTGCGGCTAGCGGTGGACAACGCGATTGCCAACGCGGTCAAACACGGTCACGCCCACCGGGTGCAGCTCTCAGCGGTCAGTTCCCGGGCCGGAGTGCAGATCGCGATCGACGACGACGGCACCGGCATACCGGAGCACGAACGCCTGACGGTGTTCGACCGGTTCTCCCGGGGGTCCACCGCCTCGCATTCGGGGTCGGGTCTCGGGCTTGCGCTGGTGGCTCAGCAGGCCGAACTACACGGTGGCACAGCGTCTTTGCATGAAAGCCCGCTCGGTGGCGCCCGGCTGTTGTTGGACCTACCCGGTCCAAAGCCGCCCGCCGATCAGAGGTAG
- a CDS encoding alcohol dehydrogenase catalytic domain-containing protein — MFHIRGAVLERIGAPRPYADSRPISIVDLELAEPSDDEVLVRIEAAGVCHSDLSVVDGNRVRPVPMLLGHEAAGIIERLGDGVDGLSVGQRVVLVFLPRCGHCPACATQGLTPCRPGSAANNAGTLLGGGIRLACAGHPVYHHLGVSGFATHAVVNAASAVPVPSDLPPEVAALLGCAVLTGGGAVLNVGDPRPGQSVAVVGLGGVGMAAVLTALTYPDVRVIGIDRLPEKLAAATGLGAHEAYTPQLAADGGVRADVVVEAVGHPAALETAVGLTAPGGRTVTVGLPRPDARISLSPLGFVAEGRSLIGSYLGSAVPSRDIPRFVALWQSGRLPVEALVSSTIRLGDINEAMDHLADGTAVRQLITF, encoded by the coding sequence ATGTTCCACATCCGGGGAGCGGTGCTCGAGCGGATCGGTGCGCCGCGACCCTACGCCGACTCCCGACCCATCAGCATCGTCGATCTCGAACTGGCCGAGCCGTCCGACGACGAGGTGCTGGTCCGCATCGAGGCCGCCGGCGTGTGCCACTCCGACCTGTCGGTAGTCGACGGCAACCGAGTGCGGCCGGTGCCGATGCTGCTCGGCCACGAGGCGGCCGGGATCATCGAACGGCTCGGCGACGGCGTCGATGGGTTATCCGTCGGCCAACGGGTGGTGCTGGTGTTCCTGCCGCGTTGCGGCCACTGCCCGGCCTGCGCGACGCAGGGTCTGACACCGTGCCGGCCGGGCAGTGCGGCCAACAACGCCGGGACGCTGCTCGGCGGCGGGATCCGCCTGGCCTGCGCCGGACACCCGGTGTATCACCATCTCGGCGTCTCCGGCTTCGCGACGCACGCGGTGGTCAACGCGGCCAGCGCGGTACCGGTGCCCTCCGACCTACCACCAGAGGTGGCGGCCCTGCTGGGGTGCGCGGTGCTGACCGGCGGCGGCGCGGTGCTCAACGTCGGTGACCCGCGTCCCGGACAGTCGGTCGCGGTCGTCGGGCTGGGCGGCGTCGGTATGGCGGCGGTGCTGACCGCGCTGACCTACCCCGACGTTCGCGTGATCGGCATCGATCGATTGCCGGAGAAGCTCGCCGCTGCGACGGGTTTGGGTGCACATGAGGCATACACACCGCAGCTGGCCGCCGACGGCGGAGTCCGCGCCGACGTGGTGGTCGAGGCCGTCGGCCATCCCGCCGCACTGGAGACCGCCGTCGGCCTGACCGCACCGGGCGGCCGTACCGTCACTGTGGGGCTGCCCCGGCCCGACGCGCGAATCAGCTTGTCGCCGTTAGGATTTGTTGCCGAGGGACGTTCTCTGATCGGTAGCTATCTGGGCTCCGCGGTGCCCAGTCGCGACATTCCCCGCTTCGTCGCGCTGTGGCAGTCCGGACGATTACCAGTAGAAGCGCTGGTGTCATCGACGATCCGCCTCGGCGACATCAACGAGGCGATGGACCACCTGGCCGACGGCACCGCGGTCCGTCAACTCATCACCTTCTGA
- a CDS encoding acyl-CoA thioesterase, with product MAQVPQVPPSPDDLTSADFPVRWPVLTRWADNDMFGHLNNAVYYQLFDTAINAWIATTAKVDPLTIPELGIVAESGCRYFAELGFPDALTVGLAVTRLGRSSVTYRLAVFKAAQATETYTGQPIAAVGHWVHVYVDRASRRPVPIPDQIRSVLTTACVEA from the coding sequence ATGGCTCAGGTCCCGCAGGTTCCGCCGTCACCCGACGACCTCACCAGCGCCGACTTCCCGGTGCGCTGGCCGGTGCTGACCCGCTGGGCTGACAACGACATGTTCGGCCACCTCAACAACGCGGTCTACTACCAGCTTTTCGACACCGCGATCAACGCCTGGATCGCTACCACCGCCAAGGTGGACCCGCTGACCATCCCCGAATTGGGCATCGTCGCGGAGTCGGGCTGCCGCTACTTCGCCGAACTCGGATTCCCGGACGCGCTGACGGTCGGTCTAGCGGTGACGCGGCTGGGCCGCAGCAGTGTCACCTACCGGCTGGCGGTGTTCAAGGCGGCGCAAGCTACCGAAACCTATACCGGGCAGCCGATCGCGGCGGTGGGGCATTGGGTGCACGTCTACGTCGACCGGGCCAGTCGCCGGCCCGTTCCGATCCCGGATCAGATCCGATCGGTGCTGACAACGGCGTGTGTCGAGGCCTGA
- a CDS encoding SRPBCC family protein encodes MPVLSKTVEVSADAESIMGIVSDIERYPEWNEGVKGAWVLARYDDGRASQVRLDTSINGLEGVYIHAVYYPGENQIQTVMQQGDLFNKQEQLFSVVATGPTSLLTVDIDVEPSMPVPPPMVKMLLNNVLEQLATNVKQRAEQLG; translated from the coding sequence ATGCCAGTTTTGAGCAAAACGGTCGAGGTCAGCGCCGATGCGGAGTCGATCATGGGCATCGTCTCCGACATCGAGCGGTACCCGGAGTGGAACGAGGGGGTCAAGGGCGCCTGGGTGCTGGCCCGCTACGACGACGGCCGGGCCAGCCAGGTGCGGCTCGACACGTCGATCAATGGATTGGAAGGCGTTTACATCCACGCCGTGTACTACCCGGGCGAGAACCAGATTCAGACCGTGATGCAGCAGGGTGACCTGTTCAACAAGCAGGAGCAGCTGTTTAGTGTGGTGGCCACGGGCCCAACCAGCCTGCTGACCGTCGACATCGATGTCGAGCCCAGCATGCCGGTGCCCCCACCGATGGTGAAGATGCTGCTCAACAACGTGCTTGAGCAATTGGCCACCAATGTGAAGCAGCGCGCCGAGCAGCTGGGCTAG
- a CDS encoding GntR family transcriptional regulator, whose protein sequence is MNAPLSASSRRRRPLRRSQLSDEVAGHLRAAIMSGTLRPGTFIRLDETAAKLGVSITPVREALLKLRGEGMVQLEPHRGHVVLPLTRQDIEDIFWLQATIARQLAVTATDRITETEIVELERITDLLASAVSAGDAQAIATLEFSFHRVFNQASGRIKLAWFLLNAARYMPAQMYAADPQWGAAAVDNHHELIAALRRRDAAAVVQHTVWQFTDAARRLTDALDRTGIFNS, encoded by the coding sequence GTGAACGCACCCCTGTCGGCGTCGTCCCGCAGGCGACGGCCATTGCGCCGGTCGCAGTTGTCCGACGAGGTCGCCGGACATCTCCGTGCCGCCATCATGTCCGGGACACTGCGCCCGGGAACGTTCATCCGGCTCGACGAAACCGCAGCCAAGCTTGGGGTGAGCATCACCCCGGTGCGTGAAGCGCTACTGAAGCTACGGGGCGAGGGCATGGTGCAGCTCGAGCCGCACCGCGGCCACGTGGTGCTGCCGTTGACCCGGCAGGACATAGAGGACATCTTCTGGCTGCAGGCCACCATCGCCCGCCAACTGGCCGTAACCGCTACCGACCGCATCACCGAAACCGAGATCGTCGAGCTGGAGCGCATCACCGATCTGCTGGCCTCGGCCGTCTCCGCCGGCGACGCCCAGGCCATCGCGACTCTGGAGTTCTCTTTTCATCGGGTGTTCAACCAGGCCAGCGGGCGCATCAAGCTGGCGTGGTTCCTCCTCAACGCCGCGCGCTACATGCCGGCGCAGATGTACGCCGCCGACCCGCAGTGGGGTGCGGCGGCGGTCGACAACCACCATGAATTGATCGCCGCGCTGCGCCGCCGCGACGCCGCCGCCGTCGTCCAGCACACCGTATGGCAGTTCACCGACGCCGCGCGGCGGCTTACCGATGCGCTGGATCGAACCGGGATCTTCAACAGCTGA
- the fadD5 gene encoding fatty-acid--CoA ligase FadD5, producing the protein MTAQLAGHSAQTRAHEQPYLARRQNWVNQLERHAMMQPQATALRFLGNTLTWAGLRNRVAALAGALSRRGVGFGDRVMVLMLNRTEFVESVLAANMLGAIAVPLNFRLTPTEIAFLVEDSEARVMVTEAVLAPVATGVRDIAPLMETVIVAGGSSDDGTLFYEDLMNEPGDPAALIDLPNESPALIMYTSGTIGRPKGAVLTHSNLTGQTMTMLYTSGVDLNNDVGFIGVPLFHIAGIGNLLTGMLLGVPTVIYPLGAFDPAQLLDVLAAEKVTAVFLVPAQWQAVCAEQQARPRDLRLRVMSWGAAPAPDVLLRQMSEMFPGTQILAAFGQTEMSPVTCMLLGDDAIRKRGSVGKVIPTVAARVVDDDMNDVPPGGVGEIVYRAPTLMSGYWNNPEATADAFAGGWFHSGDLVRMDADGYVWVVDRKKDMIISGGENIYCAEVENVLAGHPRIVEAAVIGRADERWGEVPIAVVAVTEGHLQIEELGEYLSERLARYKHPKALEIVNALPRNPAGKVLKTELRVRYGVRSDAESPSARGESVI; encoded by the coding sequence TTGACCGCACAGCTGGCCGGCCACTCGGCCCAGACCCGCGCGCACGAGCAGCCGTATCTGGCTCGCCGGCAGAACTGGGTCAACCAGCTGGAGCGGCACGCGATGATGCAGCCGCAGGCCACCGCACTGAGATTCCTCGGTAACACCCTGACGTGGGCAGGACTGCGGAACCGCGTCGCGGCGCTGGCCGGTGCGCTGAGCCGGCGCGGAGTCGGCTTCGGTGACCGGGTGATGGTCCTGATGCTCAACCGCACCGAGTTCGTCGAATCGGTGCTGGCGGCCAACATGCTCGGCGCGATCGCGGTGCCGCTGAACTTCCGGCTTACTCCCACCGAGATCGCGTTCCTGGTGGAGGACAGCGAGGCGCGGGTGATGGTCACCGAGGCGGTGCTGGCGCCGGTGGCCACCGGGGTGCGTGACATCGCCCCGCTAATGGAGACGGTCATCGTCGCCGGTGGCAGCTCCGACGACGGCACGCTCTTCTATGAAGACCTTATGAATGAGCCGGGCGACCCGGCCGCCCTGATCGACCTTCCCAACGAGTCGCCGGCCCTGATCATGTACACCTCGGGTACCATCGGCCGGCCCAAGGGCGCGGTGCTTACCCACTCCAACCTGACCGGTCAGACCATGACCATGCTCTACACAAGCGGCGTGGACCTCAACAATGACGTCGGCTTCATCGGAGTCCCGCTGTTCCATATCGCCGGCATCGGCAACCTGTTGACCGGCATGCTGCTGGGTGTCCCCACGGTGATCTATCCGCTGGGCGCGTTCGACCCCGCGCAGCTGCTCGACGTGCTGGCGGCCGAGAAGGTCACTGCTGTCTTCCTGGTTCCCGCCCAATGGCAGGCCGTCTGCGCCGAGCAGCAGGCCAGACCACGTGACCTGCGGCTGCGGGTGATGTCCTGGGGTGCCGCCCCGGCGCCAGATGTGTTGCTGCGCCAGATGTCTGAGATGTTCCCGGGCACCCAGATACTCGCCGCGTTCGGACAGACCGAGATGTCGCCGGTCACCTGCATGCTGCTGGGCGACGACGCGATCCGGAAGCGAGGCTCGGTGGGCAAGGTGATCCCGACGGTCGCCGCCCGCGTCGTGGACGACGACATGAACGATGTGCCGCCCGGCGGGGTGGGCGAAATCGTTTATCGCGCACCGACATTGATGAGCGGCTACTGGAACAACCCGGAGGCCACCGCCGATGCGTTCGCCGGCGGCTGGTTTCACTCCGGAGACCTGGTCCGGATGGACGCCGACGGCTACGTCTGGGTGGTCGACCGCAAGAAGGACATGATCATCTCCGGCGGCGAGAACATCTACTGCGCCGAGGTGGAGAACGTCCTGGCCGGTCACCCGCGCATCGTGGAGGCCGCCGTGATCGGTCGGGCCGACGAACGATGGGGCGAGGTGCCGATCGCGGTCGTCGCTGTAACGGAAGGCCACCTGCAGATCGAAGAGCTAGGTGAGTACCTGTCCGAGCGGCTCGCGCGGTACAAGCACCCAAAGGCGCTCGAGATCGTAAACGCCCTTCCGCGCAATCCTGCCGGGAAGGTACTCAAAACTGAACTGAGGGTGCGCTACGGGGTCCGAAGTGACGCCGAAAGTCCTTCTGCGCGGGGAGAATCCGTGATATGA
- a CDS encoding MlaE family ABC transporter permease — MVGGFFRMCVLTGRALFRRPFQWRELILQCWFIMRVALLPTIMVSIPLTVLLIFTLNVLLAQFGAADLSGAGAAIGAVTQLGPLTTVLVVAGAGSTAICADLGARTIREEIDAMEVLGIDPIHRLVVPRVIAATVVATLLNALVITVGLVGGYLFGVYLQNVSGGAYLATLTTITGLPEVVIAMVKAATFGLIAGLVGCYRGLTVRGGSKGLGTAVNETVVLCVVALYAVNVILTTIGVRFGTGH; from the coding sequence ATGGTCGGCGGCTTCTTCCGTATGTGCGTGCTGACCGGCCGCGCGCTGTTTCGCAGGCCGTTTCAGTGGCGTGAGCTGATCCTGCAGTGCTGGTTCATCATGCGGGTCGCCCTGCTGCCGACGATCATGGTCTCGATTCCGCTGACCGTGCTACTGATCTTCACCCTTAACGTGCTGCTCGCCCAGTTCGGCGCCGCCGACCTATCCGGTGCCGGCGCGGCGATCGGCGCTGTCACGCAGCTCGGCCCCCTGACCACGGTGCTCGTTGTCGCGGGGGCCGGCTCCACCGCCATCTGCGCCGATCTGGGGGCGCGCACCATCCGCGAAGAGATCGACGCGATGGAGGTGCTGGGCATCGACCCGATCCACCGCCTGGTGGTACCCCGCGTGATCGCGGCGACGGTGGTGGCTACCCTGCTCAACGCACTGGTGATCACCGTGGGCCTGGTCGGCGGCTACCTATTCGGGGTGTACCTGCAGAACGTCTCCGGCGGCGCGTACCTGGCGACGCTGACCACCATCACCGGCCTGCCCGAGGTGGTCATCGCGATGGTGAAGGCCGCTACCTTCGGACTGATCGCCGGCCTGGTCGGCTGCTACCGCGGGCTGACCGTGCGCGGCGGCTCGAAGGGCCTCGGGACTGCGGTCAACGAGACCGTGGTGTTGTGCGTGGTCGCGCTGTACGCGGTCAACGTCATCCTGACCACGATCGGTGTTCGATTCGGGACGGGGCACTGA
- a CDS encoding MlaE family ABC transporter permease has product MSTSAVVRSRFPRAVANVNRYAGSVGRGLDETGQLAWFFMVSLGQIPHALHYYRKETLRLIAQIGMGTGAMAVVGGTAAIVGFVTLSGSSLVAIQGFASLGNIGVEAFTGFFSALINVRIAGPVVTGIALAATVGAGATAELGAMRISEEIDALEVMGIKSISYLTSTRIVAGLVVIIPLYALAMIMSFLSPQIVTTLLYGQSTGTYEHYFRTFLRPDDVFWSFLEAIIIAAIVMVTHCYYGFNAGGGPVGVGEAVGRSMRFSLVSVQVVVLSAALALYGVNPNFALTV; this is encoded by the coding sequence ATGTCGACATCAGCGGTAGTCCGTTCCCGGTTTCCGCGGGCGGTCGCCAACGTCAATCGCTACGCCGGCAGTGTCGGGCGTGGACTCGACGAGACCGGGCAGCTCGCGTGGTTCTTTATGGTCAGCCTTGGGCAGATTCCGCACGCGCTGCACTATTACCGCAAGGAGACGCTGCGGCTGATCGCTCAGATCGGCATGGGCACGGGCGCGATGGCAGTGGTCGGCGGCACCGCCGCGATTGTCGGGTTCGTGACCCTGTCCGGTAGCTCGCTGGTGGCCATCCAGGGCTTCGCTTCGCTGGGCAACATCGGTGTCGAGGCATTCACCGGGTTCTTCTCCGCGCTGATCAACGTGCGCATCGCCGGCCCGGTCGTCACCGGTATCGCGCTGGCTGCCACGGTGGGCGCCGGCGCCACCGCCGAGCTGGGCGCAATGCGCATTAGCGAGGAGATCGACGCCCTGGAAGTGATGGGCATCAAGTCGATCTCGTATCTGACGTCGACCCGGATCGTCGCCGGTCTGGTGGTGATCATCCCGCTCTACGCGCTCGCGATGATCATGTCGTTCCTGTCCCCGCAGATCGTGACGACGCTGCTGTACGGGCAGTCCACCGGTACCTACGAGCACTATTTCCGGACGTTCCTGCGTCCTGACGACGTGTTCTGGTCGTTCCTGGAAGCGATCATCATCGCGGCGATCGTGATGGTGACCCACTGTTACTACGGATTCAACGCCGGCGGCGGTCCGGTCGGCGTCGGGGAGGCGGTCGGCCGATCCATGCGGTTCTCGCTGGTGTCGGTTCAGGTAGTGGTCCTGTCCGCGGCGTTGGCGCTGTACGGCGTCAACCCCAACTTCGCACTGACGGTGTAG
- a CDS encoding MCE family protein: MTGPGKVNKVSSPPFKFVGIGALVILLVALSLVYVQFRGGFTAKDKLTMYSDRAGLVMDPGSKVTYNGVQIGRVGNIEEVTRNGRPAAKFTLEVYPQYLGPKGVVPENVDVQIKATTVFGGKYVSLTTPKDNQGNNIAHGHLSAMSTINASAVTTEINTVFQTLTEISEKVDPVKLNLTLSAAAQSLTGLGDRFGQSIVNGNAILDDVNPRMPQARRDIQQLAALGDVYADAAPDLLDFLNNSVPTARTINAQQRDLDQALLAAAGFGNTGADVFERGGPYLARGAKDLVPSAQLLDTYSPELFCTLRNYHDAEPLVRTFLGGNGYSLNTHSEILSALGMLLNPISLAPLLISQIGGLAAGLVGGAPNPYTYPENLPRVNAHGGPGGAPGCWQQITRNLWPAPELVMDTGNSLAPYNHLDTGSPYVLEYVWGRQVGDNTINP, encoded by the coding sequence ATGACTGGTCCAGGCAAGGTCAATAAGGTTTCGAGCCCGCCCTTCAAGTTCGTCGGGATCGGCGCCCTGGTGATACTGCTGGTCGCTCTCTCGCTGGTGTACGTGCAGTTCCGGGGCGGCTTCACCGCCAAAGACAAGCTGACCATGTACTCCGACCGGGCCGGGCTGGTGATGGACCCCGGCTCGAAGGTCACCTACAACGGTGTGCAGATCGGCCGGGTCGGCAACATCGAAGAAGTCACCCGCAACGGCAGGCCGGCGGCGAAATTCACCCTTGAGGTCTATCCGCAGTACCTCGGGCCAAAGGGCGTGGTGCCAGAGAACGTCGATGTTCAGATCAAGGCCACCACGGTGTTCGGCGGCAAGTACGTTTCCCTGACGACGCCCAAGGACAACCAGGGCAACAACATCGCCCACGGACACCTCTCCGCCATGAGCACCATCAACGCCTCGGCGGTGACGACCGAGATCAACACGGTGTTCCAGACGCTGACCGAGATCTCGGAAAAGGTCGACCCGGTCAAGCTGAACCTGACGCTGAGCGCGGCCGCACAGTCACTGACCGGATTGGGCGACCGGTTCGGGCAGTCGATCGTCAACGGCAACGCGATCCTCGACGACGTCAACCCGCGGATGCCGCAGGCTCGCCGCGACATCCAACAGCTGGCGGCCCTCGGGGACGTCTACGCCGACGCCGCGCCCGACCTGCTGGACTTCCTGAACAACTCGGTGCCGACGGCCCGCACTATCAACGCTCAGCAGCGCGATCTGGACCAGGCGTTACTGGCCGCCGCCGGATTCGGCAACACCGGTGCCGACGTGTTCGAGCGCGGTGGCCCGTACCTGGCGCGCGGGGCCAAGGACCTAGTGCCGTCGGCGCAGCTGCTGGACACCTACAGCCCGGAGTTGTTCTGCACGCTGCGCAACTACCACGACGCCGAGCCGCTCGTGCGCACGTTCCTCGGCGGCAACGGCTACTCGCTGAACACCCACTCGGAGATCCTGTCCGCGCTGGGGATGCTGCTCAATCCCATTTCGCTGGCGCCTCTACTGATCTCCCAGATCGGCGGTCTGGCCGCGGGCTTGGTCGGTGGGGCGCCAAACCCCTATACCTACCCGGAGAACCTGCCGCGCGTTAACGCCCACGGCGGGCCGGGAGGAGCCCCCGGTTGCTGGCAGCAAATCACCCGCAACCTCTGGCCGGCGCCTGAGCTGGTGATGGACACCGGCAACAGCCTGGCGCCGTACAACCACTTGGACACCGGTTCGCCCTACGTGCTCGAGTACGTCTGGGGCCGTCAAGTAGGGGACAACACGATCAACCCATGA
- a CDS encoding virulence factor Mce family protein encodes MKITGTLVKLSIFAFVLLMFSVMIIIVFGQIRFDRTNSYSAEFSNVSGLRSGQFVRASGVEIGKVKDVELVDGGKRVRVKFDVDRSIPLYQSTTAQIRYLDLIGNRYLELRRGEGDGADKVMPAGGFIPLSRTSPALDLDALIGGFKPVFRALNPEKVNTIASSLITVFQGQGGTINDILTQTAQLTSQLAERDQAIGEVVKNLNTVLDTTVRHRKDFDQTVNNLEVLITGLKDHSDSLAGGTAHISNAAGTVADLLAEDRALLKKTVNYLDAVQQPLIDQKQQLNDFLQAVPSALNHIGRAIGSYGDFVNFYSCDISLRINGLQAGGPVRTVRLFHQPTGRCSPQ; translated from the coding sequence ATGAAAATCACCGGTACTTTAGTCAAACTCAGCATCTTCGCATTCGTGCTGCTGATGTTCAGCGTCATGATCATCATCGTGTTCGGTCAGATCCGTTTCGACCGGACCAACAGCTACTCAGCGGAGTTCAGCAACGTCAGCGGCCTGCGGTCCGGGCAGTTCGTCCGGGCGTCCGGCGTGGAGATCGGCAAGGTAAAGGACGTCGAGCTGGTCGACGGCGGCAAGCGGGTCCGGGTGAAGTTCGACGTGGACCGCTCGATCCCGCTCTACCAGTCGACGACCGCCCAGATCCGCTACCTCGACCTGATCGGAAACCGCTACCTGGAGTTGCGGCGTGGCGAGGGTGACGGCGCCGACAAGGTCATGCCGGCGGGCGGGTTCATCCCGCTGTCGCGCACCTCGCCCGCATTGGACCTGGATGCGCTGATCGGTGGTTTCAAGCCGGTGTTCCGGGCGCTGAACCCGGAGAAGGTCAACACCATCGCGTCGTCGCTGATCACGGTGTTCCAGGGCCAGGGCGGCACGATCAACGACATCCTCACCCAGACGGCACAGCTCACCTCCCAGCTCGCCGAGCGTGACCAGGCCATCGGTGAGGTGGTCAAGAATCTGAACACGGTCCTGGACACCACCGTCCGGCACCGCAAGGACTTCGACCAAACCGTCAACAACCTCGAGGTGCTGATCACCGGGCTCAAGGACCACAGCGATTCACTCGCCGGTGGGACGGCGCACATCAGCAACGCGGCCGGCACCGTGGCGGACCTGCTGGCCGAGGACCGGGCACTGCTGAAGAAGACGGTCAACTACCTCGATGCCGTGCAGCAACCGCTGATCGACCAGAAGCAGCAGTTGAACGACTTCCTGCAAGCCGTCCCGAGTGCGTTGAACCACATCGGGCGTGCCATCGGCTCCTACGGCGACTTCGTGAACTTCTACTCCTGCGACATCAGCCTCCGGATCAACGGTCTGCAGGCCGGTGGACCGGTTCGAACGGTCCGGCTCTTCCACCAGCCGACGGGGAGGTGCTCGCCGCAATGA